In Spirosoma aureum, a single genomic region encodes these proteins:
- a CDS encoding Gfo/Idh/MocA family protein: MEITRRHFLRNSALTATGAGLISLPTLEAIASQRKKTSPNDKLQLGLIGCNGMGWSDLRSHLLMSDVECVALADVDQSVLDKRAADVQKMQQNRPQLFKDYRKLLENKDIDAVIIGTPDHWHCMAMIDAVSAGKHVYVEKPLANSIEECNLMLAAARKYNKIVQVGQWQRSGSHYEKAIDYIRSGKLGNIRLVKVWAYQGWMNPVPVRPDSAPPAGVDYDMWLGPAPKRPFNPNRFHFNFRWFWDYAGGLMTDWGVHEIDIALYAMNAKAPKSVMASGGKLAYPDDASETPDTLQAVYEYDGFNMLWEHATGIDGGNYGRTEGIAFIGNNATLVLNRDGWSLLPETQTKNNVKVYKVEDIPDQARNGDYLNEHTKNFVQAIKTNNAGILKCGIETGSIAAINAHMGNIAYKTGRKVYWDATAKGFKNDPQANALLSAHYHNGWKLPVV; this comes from the coding sequence ATGGAAATTACGCGCAGACATTTTTTGCGAAATTCGGCTCTAACTGCTACCGGAGCAGGGCTGATTAGTCTACCCACACTGGAAGCTATAGCCAGTCAGCGCAAAAAAACTTCCCCGAATGATAAACTTCAGCTTGGGCTAATTGGCTGTAATGGCATGGGTTGGTCAGACCTTCGCTCACACCTGCTGATGAGTGACGTGGAATGTGTCGCCTTAGCCGATGTTGACCAGAGTGTTCTGGATAAACGGGCGGCCGATGTCCAAAAAATGCAGCAGAATCGCCCACAATTGTTCAAGGACTATCGGAAACTGCTGGAGAACAAAGACATTGATGCCGTTATTATTGGAACGCCCGATCATTGGCATTGCATGGCCATGATTGATGCGGTCTCGGCAGGCAAACATGTCTACGTTGAAAAACCCTTAGCCAATAGCATCGAAGAGTGTAATCTGATGCTGGCGGCTGCCCGGAAATACAATAAAATCGTTCAGGTTGGGCAATGGCAACGGAGCGGTTCCCATTACGAAAAAGCAATTGACTACATTCGGTCCGGTAAATTAGGCAATATCCGCCTGGTGAAAGTTTGGGCTTACCAGGGCTGGATGAATCCGGTTCCTGTCCGCCCCGACAGTGCCCCACCGGCAGGTGTGGACTATGATATGTGGCTTGGACCGGCCCCTAAGCGACCTTTTAACCCCAATCGCTTCCATTTCAATTTTCGCTGGTTCTGGGATTATGCCGGTGGATTGATGACCGATTGGGGCGTTCATGAAATTGATATTGCCCTGTATGCCATGAATGCGAAAGCGCCTAAATCCGTAATGGCATCGGGCGGCAAGCTAGCCTATCCCGACGATGCTTCTGAAACACCCGATACCTTGCAGGCTGTTTATGAATATGACGGCTTCAATATGCTCTGGGAGCATGCCACGGGCATCGATGGGGGTAATTATGGACGAACGGAGGGCATTGCCTTTATTGGTAACAATGCAACGCTTGTGCTAAATCGGGATGGCTGGTCGCTGCTGCCTGAAACGCAGACAAAAAATAATGTCAAGGTGTATAAGGTGGAAGATATTCCAGACCAGGCCCGAAATGGTGATTACCTGAACGAGCATACGAAAAACTTTGTGCAGGCCATTAAGACCAACAACGCCGGGATTCTTAAATGCGGCATTGAAACCGGTAGCATTGCTGCCATTAACGCCCATATGGGTAACATTGCATACAAGACTGGCCGTAAGGTGTATTGGGACGCTACAGCAAAAGGATTTAAGAATGACCCGCAGGCTAATGCCCTATTGTCGGCACATTACCATAACGGCTGGAAGTTACCCGTCGTTTGA
- a CDS encoding TonB-dependent receptor family protein — translation MPQRSFPYTKKHPRRSVTGFLLYLVLGQYAPVAIGQQKTDSDSIRTHTLNQITVKGVRSTVVESLPDVHGTYLMGGKRSEVIRLSDIDVNVAEKNPRQVFARIPGVFIYDMDGTGNQINIATRGLDPHRSWENNIRQNGIITNSDMYGYPASHYSPPMESIDRIEFVRGMGSLQYGAQFGGMLNYVTKGADTLRRFSFQTLNSVGTYGLLSTYNAIGGRVGKWTYYAYYYRRHSNGYRENSKSDAEAQFGRLHFQATKRLELTAELGRSTYTYQIPGPLTDVLFAQDPRQSTRSRNYFNPDIYVPSLKLAWQISDRTSLLWTTSAVLGARNSVQIDAFATIPDTINRMTGQYRPRQVDVDHFNSYTTEARILHQYKLGSAGGALAAGIQLMRTDLHRQQLGVGSTGSDFDLSLSAPFKRDLHYRTKNIAFFAENNLNLTDRLTISPGFRIENGTTEMRGTITYYDPANLPTNISHQFALLGVNANYKLTDEVKLYGGWSQAYRPVVFKDIIPASTYEQIDKNLKDAYGYNAELGIEGRWQGVHINLTIFDLLYRNRLGTLLLTNPDGTSYIFRTNIGDSRSTGIEALFESQLIRTDKVLISGFSSTAFNHARYINGQVSTGSENRSVKGNQVESAPRWTTRNGLTARFGTASLTLQYSYVSQTFSDPLNTTVASANGAIGPVPAYSLWDLNGTWHIGRQLTLRGSVNNLLNRQYFTKRPTFYPGPGVWPSDGSSAVLTVGLTF, via the coding sequence ATGCCACAACGTTCCTTCCCCTATACAAAAAAACACCCCAGACGATCGGTAACCGGTTTCCTGCTTTACCTTGTGCTCGGGCAGTATGCGCCTGTGGCTATTGGTCAGCAAAAGACAGATAGCGACTCGATACGAACGCATACGCTCAATCAAATTACGGTTAAAGGTGTACGCTCGACCGTTGTTGAATCATTACCCGACGTGCACGGTACCTACCTGATGGGCGGTAAACGCAGTGAGGTAATTCGGCTGTCTGACATTGACGTCAATGTCGCCGAAAAGAATCCGCGACAGGTGTTTGCCCGAATTCCCGGTGTGTTCATTTACGATATGGACGGCACGGGTAACCAGATAAATATTGCCACACGCGGTCTGGACCCACACCGATCGTGGGAAAATAATATTCGCCAGAATGGCATCATTACCAATTCCGATATGTATGGGTATCCGGCAAGCCATTACTCGCCCCCGATGGAAAGTATTGATCGGATTGAATTTGTACGTGGGATGGGTTCGCTACAATACGGTGCGCAATTTGGCGGTATGCTTAATTACGTAACCAAAGGGGCCGATACTTTGCGTCGATTCAGTTTTCAGACGCTCAATTCTGTTGGGACATACGGCCTGTTAAGCACCTATAATGCCATTGGTGGTCGAGTTGGCAAGTGGACATACTATGCCTATTATTACCGACGGCATTCGAATGGATATCGGGAAAATAGTAAATCGGATGCCGAAGCTCAGTTCGGGCGACTGCATTTTCAGGCAACGAAGCGCCTGGAGCTAACTGCAGAACTGGGCCGCTCGACGTATACCTACCAGATTCCCGGTCCGCTCACCGACGTCCTGTTTGCACAGGACCCGCGCCAGTCGACCCGGAGCCGAAACTATTTCAATCCGGACATTTATGTTCCATCGCTGAAACTGGCCTGGCAAATCTCAGATCGGACCAGTTTGCTCTGGACAACGTCGGCCGTATTAGGCGCTCGAAATAGTGTTCAGATTGACGCCTTTGCAACAATACCCGACACCATTAATCGAATGACCGGCCAATATCGGCCCCGGCAGGTGGATGTCGACCACTTCAATAGTTACACAACCGAAGCCCGGATACTACATCAATACAAATTAGGTTCTGCTGGGGGCGCTTTGGCCGCTGGTATCCAGTTAATGCGAACAGACCTGCATCGGCAGCAGCTTGGCGTAGGCTCGACGGGTAGTGATTTTGATCTCTCTTTGAGTGCCCCCTTTAAGCGAGACCTGCATTATCGAACGAAAAACATTGCTTTTTTTGCCGAAAACAACCTCAATCTGACCGATCGTCTGACCATTTCGCCCGGCTTTCGGATTGAAAATGGAACGACTGAAATGCGTGGAACTATTACGTATTATGACCCCGCTAATCTCCCAACAAACATTAGCCACCAGTTTGCCTTGTTGGGTGTTAATGCGAACTATAAACTTACGGATGAAGTGAAACTTTACGGGGGCTGGTCGCAGGCTTACCGCCCTGTTGTTTTCAAGGATATTATTCCGGCCTCAACCTATGAACAGATCGATAAAAATCTGAAAGATGCTTATGGATATAACGCCGAGCTAGGCATTGAGGGTCGCTGGCAGGGCGTACATATAAATCTGACAATTTTTGATCTTTTGTACCGTAATCGGCTGGGTACTTTGCTACTGACAAATCCGGACGGAACGAGCTATATTTTTCGGACAAACATTGGCGACAGTCGCAGTACGGGTATCGAGGCTTTGTTTGAATCCCAGTTGATTCGTACCGATAAAGTCCTGATCAGTGGATTTTCATCCACCGCGTTTAACCATGCCCGCTATATCAATGGTCAGGTATCGACTGGTAGCGAAAATCGGTCAGTGAAGGGCAATCAGGTTGAATCGGCTCCCCGCTGGACAACCCGAAATGGATTGACGGCCCGATTTGGAACCGCCAGCCTGACACTTCAATACAGTTACGTGAGCCAAACATTCTCCGATCCACTGAACACAACCGTAGCGTCGGCTAATGGGGCCATTGGGCCCGTTCCTGCCTATAGCCTATGGGACCTCAATGGAACCTGGCACATTGGTCGCCAATTAACCCTGAGGGGGAGTGTCAATAACCTGCTCAACCGACAATATTTTACCAAACGTCCGACATTTTACCCAGGGCCGGGTGTCTGGCCTTCCGATGGAAGTAGTGCAGTACTAACAGTTGGGCTGACTTTTTGA
- a CDS encoding DUF4349 domain-containing protein has product MNNYFILIAIFAVTACQSKQQEAISEASMPQPMATMKAPAPEQDDSSTAEELTPELPVPAGQPSATTNRKIIRNAQVRIRVSDFNTSGKAIEKAVNQSGGQIANSNETKSDNSIENALTIRIPAARLDAFLSQVLKESIFTDTKTITAQDVTRRYVDTEARIRSKKAVEETYLKLLKQARSVEDVLKVEEQLGQIREEREVQEAELRQLKDEVALSTVNLTYYQQTEVALRPEEPIYAQIWHNFTDGFRLMGDVLVGLFYFLPIGLVGFGASWFILRWRKQRRKAVK; this is encoded by the coding sequence ATGAACAATTATTTTATTCTGATAGCCATTTTCGCGGTCACAGCCTGCCAGTCGAAGCAGCAGGAAGCCATCTCTGAAGCGTCAATGCCGCAACCTATGGCCACGATGAAAGCACCCGCTCCCGAGCAGGATGATTCCTCAACCGCTGAGGAGCTAACGCCTGAATTACCGGTACCAGCGGGTCAACCATCGGCAACGACTAACCGGAAAATTATTCGCAATGCACAGGTGCGCATTCGGGTCAGTGATTTCAACACTTCGGGAAAAGCCATTGAGAAGGCCGTTAATCAGTCTGGTGGTCAGATTGCCAATTCGAACGAAACCAAGTCTGATAACAGCATCGAAAATGCCCTGACCATTCGAATTCCAGCCGCTCGATTAGACGCATTTCTTTCGCAGGTACTAAAAGAATCCATTTTTACGGATACAAAAACGATAACAGCCCAGGATGTTACCCGTCGTTACGTAGACACCGAAGCGCGAATCCGGAGTAAAAAAGCGGTTGAAGAAACCTACCTGAAGCTTCTCAAACAGGCCCGGAGCGTTGAGGATGTATTAAAAGTAGAAGAACAGTTAGGCCAGATTCGCGAAGAGCGTGAAGTGCAGGAGGCCGAATTGCGTCAGCTCAAAGACGAAGTCGCACTGAGCACAGTCAATCTAACCTACTATCAGCAAACTGAAGTTGCCCTACGACCGGAAGAACCGATTTATGCCCAAATCTGGCACAATTTTACCGATGGCTTCCGGTTGATGGGCGATGTACTGGTTGGCCTGTTTTATTTTCTACCCATTGGCCTGGTTGGCTTCGGGGCTAGCTGGTTCATTCTGCGTTGGCGGAAGCAACGCAGGAAGGCGGTAAAATAA